A DNA window from Thiopseudomonas alkaliphila contains the following coding sequences:
- the ccoN gene encoding cytochrome-c oxidase, cbb3-type subunit I — protein MSTAIEQTAYNYKVVRQFAIMTVVWGIVGMSMGVLIAAQLVWPELNFDLPWTSFGRLRPLHTNAVIFAFGGCALFATSYYVVQRTSQTRLFSDKLASFTFWGWQAVIVLAAITLPLGYTTTKEYAELEWPIAILLAIVWVSYGIVFFGTIVKRKTSHIYVGNWFYGAFIIVTAMLHIVNHISIPVTFFKSYSMYSGATDAMVQWWYGHNAVGFFLTTGFLGMMYYFVPKQANRPIYSYRLSIVHFWALITLYIWAGPHHLHYTALPDWAQSLGMVMSLILLAPSWGGMINGMMTLSGAWHKLRTDPILRFLVVSLAFYGMSTFEGPMMAIKTVNALSHYTDWTVGHVHAGALGWVAMISIGSLYHLIPRVFGRTQMHSVGLINLHFWLATIGTVLYIASMWVNGIMQGLMWRAVNEDGTLSYSFVQALESSHYGFIVRMIGGAFFLLGMFFMAYNTWRTVRSASREEAEAASRFTVEGAH, from the coding sequence ATGAGTACAGCAATCGAACAGACTGCTTATAACTACAAGGTCGTACGCCAGTTCGCCATAATGACGGTGGTCTGGGGCATTGTAGGAATGAGCATGGGCGTTCTGATCGCCGCGCAATTAGTGTGGCCAGAACTTAACTTTGATCTTCCTTGGACAAGCTTTGGACGTTTACGTCCATTGCATACTAACGCCGTAATTTTCGCCTTTGGTGGATGTGCGCTCTTTGCTACCTCATATTATGTGGTACAACGCACTTCACAAACTCGCTTATTCAGCGACAAACTGGCGTCCTTTACGTTCTGGGGCTGGCAAGCGGTTATTGTGCTTGCAGCTATTACGCTCCCTTTAGGCTACACCACCACTAAAGAATACGCTGAATTAGAGTGGCCAATCGCTATTCTGCTAGCGATTGTTTGGGTGAGCTACGGCATTGTGTTCTTTGGCACTATCGTCAAGCGTAAAACTTCGCACATTTATGTGGGTAACTGGTTCTACGGCGCGTTCATTATTGTGACCGCAATGCTACATATCGTGAACCACATTTCGATCCCTGTTACCTTCTTTAAATCTTACTCCATGTACTCTGGCGCTACAGATGCCATGGTTCAGTGGTGGTATGGTCACAACGCTGTAGGCTTCTTCCTGACCACCGGCTTCTTAGGCATGATGTACTACTTCGTACCTAAGCAAGCTAATCGTCCGATTTATTCCTACCGCCTGTCGATCGTGCACTTCTGGGCACTGATCACCCTTTACATTTGGGCCGGTCCGCACCACTTGCACTACACCGCACTGCCAGACTGGGCACAATCCTTAGGTATGGTAATGTCCTTGATTCTACTAGCACCTTCATGGGGCGGTATGATCAACGGTATGATGACCCTCTCCGGTGCTTGGCATAAACTGCGCACGGATCCTATCTTACGTTTCTTAGTCGTTTCATTAGCTTTCTACGGTATGTCTACCTTCGAAGGCCCAATGATGGCTATCAAAACTGTAAACGCTCTGTCGCACTACACTGACTGGACCGTAGGTCACGTACACGCCGGTGCATTAGGTTGGGTAGCGATGATTTCAATCGGTTCGCTTTACCACTTAATCCCACGCGTTTTCGGTCGCACACAAATGCATAGCGTTGGCTTAATTAACCTACACTTCTGGTTAGCCACCATTGGTACCGTACTCTACATCGCCTCGATGTGGGTCAACGGTATTATGCAAGGTCTAATGTGGCGTGCCGTTAACGAAGATGGAACCCTGTCGTACTCATTCGTTCAAGCGCTTGAGTCCAGTCACTACGGTTTCATTGTTCGCATGATCGGTGGTGCCTTCTTCTTATTAGGTATGTTCTTCATGGCCTATAACACTTGGCGTACCGTGCGCTCAGCCTCACGTGAAGAAGCTGAAGCTGCTAGCCGTTTCACTGTAGAAGGAGCTCATTAA
- the ccoO gene encoding cytochrome-c oxidase, cbb3-type subunit II, whose translation MSKHELLEKNIGLLAFFMVIAVSIGGLTQIVPLFFQDVVNEPVEGLKPYTALQLEGRDIYIREGCVQCHSQMIRPFRAETERYGHYSVAGESVYEHPFLWGSKRTGPDLARVGGRYSDDWHRAHLYNPRNVVPESKMPAYPWLVENKLDGKDTVAKMKAMRWLGVPYTDEDIDGAVANVKGKTEMEAIVAYLQVLGTSIKNKR comes from the coding sequence ATGTCTAAGCATGAACTTCTTGAAAAGAACATTGGTCTTCTGGCCTTTTTCATGGTGATCGCTGTCAGTATTGGTGGCCTCACCCAGATTGTTCCTTTGTTCTTCCAAGACGTAGTGAATGAGCCTGTGGAAGGTCTAAAGCCGTACACCGCACTACAACTTGAAGGCCGTGATATCTATATCCGTGAAGGTTGTGTTCAGTGCCACTCACAGATGATTCGTCCATTCCGCGCAGAAACTGAGCGTTATGGTCACTATTCTGTGGCTGGCGAAAGCGTGTATGAGCACCCATTCCTATGGGGTTCTAAGCGTACAGGTCCAGACTTAGCTCGTGTTGGTGGTCGTTACTCTGATGACTGGCACCGTGCGCACCTGTACAACCCACGTAACGTGGTACCTGAATCTAAAATGCCTGCTTACCCATGGCTTGTGGAAAACAAGTTAGATGGTAAAGACACAGTCGCCAAGATGAAAGCCATGCGCTGGTTAGGTGTTCCATACACCGATGAAGACATTGACGGCGCAGTAGCTAACGTAAAAGGCAAGACTGAGATGGAAGCCATTGTGGCTTACCTACAGGTACTTGGAACTTCAATTAAGAATAAACGGTAA
- a CDS encoding CcoQ/FixQ family Cbb3-type cytochrome c oxidase assembly chaperone — MEIGTIRGLGTLIVFIAFVGLLYWVFGKKKSSFEDAANLPFADEQSDSGKLDQDTSRSKNQ, encoded by the coding sequence ATGGAAATCGGAACTATTCGCGGCTTAGGCACGCTCATCGTCTTCATTGCGTTTGTCGGCCTTTTATACTGGGTTTTCGGTAAAAAGAAGTCGAGTTTTGAAGATGCGGCTAACTTACCCTTCGCTGACGAACAGTCCGATTCAGGTAAGCTAGACCAAGATACTTCCAGGAGCAAAAACCAATGA
- the ccoP gene encoding cytochrome-c oxidase, cbb3-type subunit III, giving the protein MTSFWSGYISVLTIGTLVALIWLIFATRKGQRPDANNHKLGHVYDGIEEYDNPLPRWWFMLFVATFIFAAGYLVLYPGLGTWKGVLPGYEGGWTAAKQWEKEMAKADEKYGPIFAKYAEMPITEVAKDEEALKMGGRLFASHCAVCHGSDAKGAYGFPNLTDNDWIWGGQPEVIKTTILKGRNAVMPGWKDAIGEDGVKNVAAYVRSFSGLKNPEGVDLEAGKQVFSTTCVACHGPEGKGMHALGAPNLTDDIWLYGSSFEMVQKTIREGRNGHMPAQEEFLGNDKVHLLAAYVYSLSQGNTEN; this is encoded by the coding sequence ATGACTTCTTTTTGGAGTGGTTATATTTCTGTATTAACCATCGGGACTTTGGTAGCCCTTATCTGGCTAATTTTTGCCACGCGTAAGGGACAAAGACCTGATGCTAACAACCATAAGCTCGGTCATGTGTATGACGGCATTGAAGAGTACGATAACCCTCTTCCACGCTGGTGGTTTATGTTGTTTGTGGCAACCTTCATCTTCGCTGCGGGTTACCTCGTACTTTACCCAGGTTTAGGTACTTGGAAAGGCGTGTTACCCGGTTACGAAGGTGGTTGGACTGCCGCCAAACAATGGGAAAAAGAAATGGCTAAGGCCGATGAGAAATACGGCCCTATCTTTGCTAAATATGCTGAGATGCCAATCACTGAAGTGGCAAAAGATGAGGAAGCGCTAAAAATGGGTGGTCGCCTATTTGCTTCTCACTGTGCGGTATGTCACGGCTCGGATGCGAAAGGTGCTTATGGTTTCCCTAACCTAACCGATAACGATTGGATCTGGGGTGGCCAACCTGAAGTGATTAAAACCACCATTCTCAAAGGCCGTAACGCAGTGATGCCTGGCTGGAAAGATGCAATTGGTGAAGATGGTGTGAAAAACGTAGCCGCTTATGTGCGCAGCTTTTCTGGCCTGAAGAACCCAGAAGGGGTTGACCTTGAAGCCGGTAAGCAAGTTTTCTCAACCACCTGTGTCGCTTGTCACGGTCCAGAAGGTAAAGGTATGCACGCTTTAGGCGCGCCTAACCTAACCGATGATATCTGGCTGTATGGCTCCAGCTTCGAGATGGTACAAAAAACCATCCGTGAGGGTCGTAACGGTCACATGCCTGCTCAAGAAGAGTTCTTAGGCAATGACAAAGTACACCTGTTAGCTGCTTACGTGTATAGCTTGTCTCAAGGTAATACTGAGAACTAA